Proteins from one Nicotiana tabacum cultivar K326 chromosome 23, ASM71507v2, whole genome shotgun sequence genomic window:
- the LOC107801122 gene encoding putative steroid-binding protein 3 — MELTAQQLKAYDGTDPSKPIYVAIKGRIFDVTAGNSFYGPGGAYCMFAGKDASRALAKMSKNEEDVTPSLDGLSEKEMGVLNDWEKKFEAKYPIVGTVIY, encoded by the coding sequence ATGGAGCTAACAGCACAGCAGCTGAAGGCATACGACGGTACAGATCCGTCAAAGCCAATCTACGTGGCAATCAAAGGTCGCATCTTTGACGTCACCGCCGGCAATTCCTTCTATGGTCCCGGCGGCGCCTACTGTATGTTCGCCGGAAAAGATGCAAGCAGAGCACTCGCAAAGATGAGTAAGAACGAAGAGGACGTTACCCCCTCGCTCGATGGCCTTTCTGAGAAAGAAATGGGGGTTCTCAACGATTGGGAGAAGAAATTCGAAGCTAAGTACCCAATCGTTGGCACTGTTATTTATTAA